From Nitrospirota bacterium, one genomic window encodes:
- a CDS encoding D-sedoheptulose 7-phosphate isomerase, with protein MKQKILKIFDESISVKAKFAKENADTIAEVSRMIANAFNEGRKLIIFGNGGSATDASHIAAEFVNRFKRERPPLPAIAINTDMAVLTAIANDYDYSEVFAKQIKAFGEEGDIVIGISTSGGSLNVLKAMDIAKKKKLKTIAFTGAKGEKLAGKANYAFIVPSENTPRIQETHITLGHVLCQMVEEILFEDPRKK; from the coding sequence ATGAAACAGAAGATTCTAAAGATATTTGACGAGAGCATTTCGGTAAAAGCGAAATTCGCAAAGGAAAATGCCGACACCATAGCCGAGGTCTCGAGGATGATTGCCAATGCATTCAATGAAGGAAGAAAGCTGATTATCTTTGGAAACGGCGGAAGTGCAACCGATGCATCCCACATAGCCGCAGAGTTTGTAAACAGGTTCAAAAGGGAAAGGCCCCCATTGCCTGCCATAGCCATTAACACAGACATGGCAGTCCTCACTGCGATTGCCAATGATTACGACTACTCCGAGGTCTTTGCAAAGCAGATAAAGGCATTTGGAGAAGAAGGAGATATAGTCATCGGGATAAGCACAAGCGGAGGCTCTCTAAATGTCCTAAAGGCAATGGACATTGCAAAGAAAAAAAAGCTAAAGACGATTGCCTTTACAGGTGCAAAAGGAGAAAAACTTGCAGGAAAGGCAAATTATGCCTTTATCGTTCCATCGGAGAACACACCGAGGATACAGGAGACCCACATAACCTTAGGACATGTCCTCTGCCAGATGGTCGAGGAGATACTGTTTGAGGACCCAAGAAAAAAATAG
- the ruvC gene encoding crossover junction endodeoxyribonuclease RuvC, whose product MRTQEKNSLMVMGIDPGSLSCGYGIIKTNGTVSDYIASGEIRLNPKSPLHIRLKLLHEGLLSIIKQYKPSEAVVEKIFFAKSVRSALSLGHARAIALLSASSEGVSVYEYSALEVKKTVTGYGRAEKAQVEAMVRRILNIDTPLSSDSADALALALCRTSRAKLDALTLKEVRKARLR is encoded by the coding sequence TTGAGGACCCAAGAAAAAAATAGCCTTATGGTCATGGGCATAGACCCGGGAAGTCTTTCCTGCGGATATGGAATTATAAAAACCAATGGAACTGTCTCTGACTACATAGCCTCAGGAGAGATACGGCTTAACCCAAAAAGCCCCCTTCATATCAGATTGAAATTACTCCATGAGGGGCTTCTAAGCATAATCAAGCAGTATAAGCCCAGCGAGGCTGTGGTAGAAAAGATATTCTTTGCAAAATCGGTAAGGTCTGCCCTGAGCCTGGGCCATGCAAGGGCAATAGCCCTTCTCAGTGCATCATCCGAAGGGGTTTCTGTCTATGAATATAGCGCACTTGAGGTCAAAAAAACCGTTACGGGCTATGGAAGAGCCGAAAAGGCGCAGGTGGAGGCAATGGTGAGAAGAATCTTAAACATCGATACTCCGCTTTCTTCGGACAGTGCAGATGCTCTTGCCTTGGCACTGTGCAGGACAAGCAGGGCTAAGTTAGATGCATTAACCCTTAAGGAAGTAAGAAAGGCACGACTCCGATGA
- the ruvA gene encoding Holliday junction branch migration protein RuvA, giving the protein MIGSLKGRILTKRPENFIVETNGVGYQVNVPISTLSLLPHEGQEVFLYIYTHVREDSLQLYGFMSEDEKRVFVSLLGITGIGPRVALNILSGISYQDLLMTIEAEDVRMLTRIPGLGKKTAERLILELRGKLPLKADVRDRVFEDALSALINLGYKKPVAEEVLGKTYKKGSNDIEGTLKEALKLLSGGENEKRR; this is encoded by the coding sequence ATGATAGGGTCTCTTAAAGGCAGGATTCTTACGAAAAGGCCTGAAAATTTTATCGTCGAGACCAATGGTGTTGGCTATCAGGTCAATGTTCCCATTTCCACACTCTCTCTGCTTCCACATGAAGGGCAGGAGGTATTTCTTTACATATACACTCATGTTCGAGAGGATTCGCTTCAGCTTTACGGGTTTATGAGCGAGGATGAAAAAAGGGTATTCGTTTCGCTACTTGGCATAACAGGCATAGGTCCAAGGGTTGCCTTGAATATTCTGTCAGGCATCTCCTATCAGGACCTCTTAATGACAATAGAGGCAGAGGATGTAAGAATGCTTACGAGAATACCCGGTCTTGGCAAAAAAACCGCAGAGAGACTTATCCTCGAGCTAAGGGGCAAACTGCCTTTAAAGGCAGATGTAAGAGACAGGGTGTTTGAGGATGCCCTTTCAGCACTGATAAACCTTGGATATAAAAAACCCGTGGCAGAGGAGGTATTGGGAAAAACATATAAAAAAGGCAGTAATGATATAGAGGGCACTCTTAAGGAGGCATTGAAACTTCTAAGTGGCGGAGAAAATGAAAAAAGAAGGTAA